GATCGGTTTCCATGCGCTGGGCAACCAGCAGTCTGTCCATCTCGGGATTGTTGTACCGGGAGAAATTGGCCCGGCTTTTCGAATGGAGCGATAAAAACAGCGCCGGTCCCTGATCCGGGCGGGATGAAATCCGCCATGTGGATACCTGGTATTGTCCGCTGAGCACTTTTTTGATTACCGGGCCGAAATCGAATCCTGCCGGATTCGCCGTCACCCCCACATCCTTGAAAAGCCGCTGGGTGATCTCCCCGGTGTCCCGGCCCCGTTTCGAACTGCTGTGCAGCACCTCGAATTCGACCGGCTGGCCATATTCCGCCAATAGCTTGCGGGCCTTGTCCGGATTGTATGCGCGATACCCGTCGCTGCTGCATGCGCACTGGCTCCCGAAGGGATGGTGAACCACCGGAATGCTGCCTTTGTAAACCATTTCAACCTGGCGTTCCTGGTTGTGTGCATGGGCTATCGCCCTGCGCACATTGACGTCATCAAGTGGCGGGACCGATGTATTGAGGATAAAGATTTCAGCGCCGTTGTCTTCACTGGCGTAAACCTTGAGCGAGTTATCCGTTTTTGCCTTGTTGATGAGGTTGCCCCGGTCCATCCAGATGACATCCACCTGGCCGGACTGCAGGCTGGCGTAGCGGGTTTGGGAATCGGTCATGGGTTTGAAAACGATTTCGTCGACAAAGGGAACGTCTTTTCTCCAGTAGTCGGGATTTTTTACAACCGTGAAGGCGTCTCCCGATTTCCACTCTTTGAGCTTGAACGGTCCGGTGCCCACCGGCGCGCGGTTCTGATTGCCCGATTCCACGGATTTGCTCGATGGAATGAGTTGAACCAATCCCCGCGTGCTACTGATCACGCGTTTAAACGGAAGCCAGGGATGTTTCAAATTGTACTGGATCGTGTATTCGTCCAACTTTGTCACGTTGACGATGGGTCCCATCGCGGCCCGTCCGCGGAATTTGTTTTCCGGGTTTAAAAGACGGTTCCAGTGATGTACGACCGCATCGGCATTAAATGCAGTGCCATCATGAAACTTGACGTTCTTACGCAGGTTAACGGTCCATGTCTTTCCATCTTCGCTTTGTTCTGCGTTCAGGCCGAGCACAGGAATCAGGTGCTCTTCGTTGTCCATTCGGAACAGGGGCTCCATAATGGTGTTGGCGGCGATTGAACCGTTGATGGCCAGGCGAGAGCTTGATTGGAGAACCTCGAACCCGGCAAAGTCGTTTTCGGTACCGAACCGCAGCGTCCCGCCCATCCTGGGGCCGGCAGCCAAAGAGATGCTGACGCAAAATACACTCATCAAGAAAAGCATCAAAACGGACATGGTGTGCAGCTGAATCTTCTTTTTCATTGCTCCCCCTTTGGTTGGTATGGATACGCCCGCTTTATCGGGAAACCGTTGCCTGAACGAAAAGGAACATGTCGGAAACGTTTCTGCGTTTGCAATAGGCTTGCTGGTAATCCCTGCTGGAGAGATTTCTTACGACTTGAAAACCGCGTTTTTTCATGAACGCGAAGATTTCATCCGGTTTTATGCCAAACAGGAGTTCTTCTCCGATGCGCTTCAATCCTTCGCGCAGCGCCTTGGCTTCCGGTAAGCGTGTGGTCCCGTCAGCGACCGTGGGTGGAAAGTAATCGAAAACGATGCCGCTTTTGGAAGGAGTATGATGGTTGATGAAATCAAGCGTCCGATCGACGGCAGATGCGGAGATGTAGTAGGTAATACCCTCCCAGATAAACAGGGTTTTCAATCGGTCATCGTAGCCGCAGGAAAACAATTTTTCGGAAAGTTCTTCCTTGGCGAAATCGATCGGAATGTGCCGGATGGATGATGCATTCCAATCCAGGTGATTTTGAATGATCGCCAGCTTTCTCTTCTGGGTGGTCGGGTGATCGAGTTCAAAAACCGTCGTCTTTTCTTTGATGGCTCTGAATCGAAACGCCCGGGTGTCATATCCGGCACCAAGAATGACGAGTTGCTGAAGGCCGTCGTTGATTGCTTCTTCAAGACAGTCGTCGATGAACCGCGTGCGGGCAAGGATGGAATTGCAGACGCCCGGGAAATGGGTTTCCCAATCCGAAATGGCGATCTCGATTTGATCGGTTCTGTCTGCTGAAGAGAGGATGCGGTCCGGCATGAAATAAACGGCATACGGATCGTGGCAGATCCGTTCGCTTTCAGGTCGCATCGCTTCATGGGCCCTGAGAAGCGCATTATTCTCCGCAGTGATACTGGATTGATCGCCCTTCATGCCGGACCTCCAATACACACTTTAAGAAAACGACCGTTACATTACATCTGTTGCTTTAACCCTAAAAAAATATCCCCTCTCAATTCAGCCGGCTACTCTTTGAATTCTTCATATAATCCGCGGTTTACTTTTCTCAAAAATTCGGCCAGGGTATAGCCCATTTCTTCTGCCAGGATGGAATCTTCCGTTATCGGTGTCTTAAACCAACCGTTGCTGATGAGATAGGATAAGCCGTGGATCATGATCCACCTTGCTGCGCGGATCTTGTGTTTGGACTCAAGCGGCAACTCCTTGAATCGATCGTCCGATGCCAGTTCCTCTCCCAGTTTGACCCAGTGCTGCCTGGCAAACTGCCTTTGAAAGGGGGTATGTTTTTCATCGTTGATGCAGCGAAACAAATGCTTTTCCTGACTTGCGAAAAGTACATATCCCAAAGCCTGGTCGAGCCACTTGTCACCCGTCCGCTCCTGACTCAGGAAATCGACAAAGTGGGCCAGTATTTTTTTAACAACCTCCGCTTCGATGTTTTCCATCGAATTGAAATAATCGTAGATGGGTCGCGTCGATGAGTTGAGTTCATTGGCAATTGTGCGAGCCGAGAAGCCCTCCCAACCCTGTTTGCGAACTACCTGAAATGCGGCTTCGATGACATCTTCTGGACTGAAGCGTTGTTTGGGAGGCATATTCTTCCGAATCTTCGTTAGATATTGAATTTATAACTTATTTAAAGACAACATTCGTTACATAACGTATGTTGCTATGAATTGCAAGACCCTATTTTGATCAAGCGGCGAGTCTTGTCCATTCCCATATGTCGGGTATGGCCGCAATTCTCAGAAATGCCGCGTACCGGTACAAAGTTGAACCGAACGCCAGAAACTACGTTTGTTTTCCCCCGGTTTTTTGGTAAACGGCACGTTCCCATCGCATTGAAACGGTGGTTTTTGCATCTCGATGGCAGCCATTCCATCATTTCCTGTGATCGTATTTCATTCAGTTTGTGAGTTTGGCTCATTATTTTAAACTTTATCTGCTGTTCGGCCGATAACCGAATAAACACCTGCTGGACAAGGCCGCGTACAAGGGGCAATGGTGGTTTATTGTAAAACCGGTTCACAACGCATTGGAATCAAGATTTCGGTGACAGGTGAACGCGCTCGTCTTGATGGCGCCAACCACGCCGGTTCTGGCCCCAGGGACGGACGATAAGGAGAGCCAGATGAAGGTTTCAAGAAGACAGTTTTTCAAGGGTATCGGCGGACTGGTGGTGGCATCGAGCCTTTCCCCTGCAAAACCCGCGGACGCAGTTCCGAAAGACGCCTCTGGATCACCCGGGCAGGGTGAGGTCGAGATTACCTGGCTGGGCCACGGCGGCTTTCTTTTTAAATCGGTGAGCGGAAAAACCATCCTGCTGGATCCATGGCTTCATACCAACCCGAAGGTTCCCGGGAAATACAAAAAACCCGGGTGCTTTGGCAAAGTGGACTTTATTTTGTGGACCCATGGTCATGTGGATCATTTCATGCTCACCGACGCCAAAAAACTGGTGGCTGAATACAGACCGAAAATTGTGGCGCCATGGGAACTCAGTTTTTTTATAAAGTCCCAGATCCCCGAAGCCAGGTGCCAGACCTTTGTCCTGGGCAATAAAGGGGCCACGTCCGATTTTGACGGCGTCAAGATCACCATGACCGAAGCCTATCACTCTGCCGGTGCGCAGTTGACCGGGTTTGAAGGTGTCAACAAGTTTGTCGGCGAGGCTTCCGGCTACATCATCGAATTTGAAAACGGATTTAAAATATACCACTCGGGCGATACGGCCTTAATGGGGGATATGAAAACCATTATCGGCGATTTTCACAAACCGGACATGGCCATTCTTCCCATTGGCGGGGTTTTTACAATGGGTCCCAAAGAAGCTGCCTTTGCCTGCAAGCTGATTGGTTCCCGATATGTGGTACCTGAACATTTCGGGACGTTCCCGGTTCTTGAGCAGTCTGCCGACAGTTTTGTAAAAGAACTGGAAAAGGTAGCGCCAGGCACCCAACCCATGGTCATTCAATGCGGCGAAACACTGCGTATGTAAGGCGCCGGAGAGCATACCAGCGATGCAATTTCATCCGCTTATCTCAAGATCGGGACTGTTTTTTAAAATCACCCTGTTGGTTTCCCTCATCCTGATCCTTGCCATCGTTTCCATTACGGCCATTTCCATCAGCAAGGAAACCCACACAATCACCAGCAAACTCATTGAAAAGAACATGACCATCTCCAGGCAGATGGCTGTAGGTGTGAAGAATGCGTTCTGGTCGTTGAACTGGCATTTTGTGGAAAAACAGATGCAGGGCATTGCCGAACTAAGCGATATCACTTTTCTGAAGCTGATTAAGCCGGATGGCGAGATTTATTTGTCTGCAGGTTCAAGACTATGCGGAGAAGAGCAGGTTACACAATGGCTGGACGTCGATGAAAAGCAGGGGTTGAAACAAATTGTCTGCCCAATAAACGGCAGCGTTGTCCAGATGATTGTAACGCCTGTCGAGGTTGGACAAGACAGCTGGGTGCTGCTGACCGGGCTCTCGTTGAAAGAGGTGGATGATGCGCGTCGTGATATCATTGTGCAAAACATCCTTTTGGGTCTCGTCATTCTTTTAACCGGGGTGCTGGTCTCTTTTTTCTTTGCCAGGGGCATGCTCCGGCCTGTCCGGGATTTTGTCCTGGGCACCCGGGAAATCGGAAGCGGCAACCTCGATTACCGGATAAAAATCAAAAGCCGCGACGAAATCGGCAACTTGGCGGACGCGTTTAACAAAATGGCCCAAGACCTGAAAAGAACCACTGCATCGCGGGACCAGCTGGCGGCCGAGATAAACGAACGCCGGCAGGCAGAGAGAGCCCTTCGGGAAAGCGAGGAAAAATTTTCGAAAGTGTTTCACTATGCGCCCATGATGATTTTCATCAGTTGCATAGAGGATGGCACCTTCCTTGACGTCAACAACAAGTTTTGCGAGGTGTTCGGGATTAGTCGTGAGGAGGCGATCGGCAACTCTTCCGTTGGGCTGAACTGGGTAACGCCTGAAGATCGAGACCGGATTAAAAAGGAACTGGAGACGCACCAGAAAATCAGGCGAGTAGAATTAAAACTGAAGGCAAAAAACGGAAAAGAGGTGTACTGCCTTTATTATGGAGAATTGGTTACGATCGATAACCAGGTACGGCTGCTTTCCATCGGTCTGGATATCACCGAGCAGAAGCGGCTTGAGGCCTACCTTCAGAGGGCCCAGAAGATGGAAGCCATCGGCGAACTGGTAGGCGGTGTGGCCCATGACCTGAACAACATTCTGTCCGGCCTGGTCAGTTATCCGGAATTAATGCTACTGGACCTGCCCGAGGACAGCCCTTTGCGAAAACCTGTTTTGACCATACAAAAATCAGGTCAGAAAGCGGCGGCCATTGTTCAGGACCTGCTGACGATGGCGAGAAGAGGCGTGGCGGTAACGGAAATCGTCAATTTGAACGACATCATTTTAGAGTACCTCAATTCACCGGAATACCATAAGCTGAAAAAATTTCATCCTGCTGTCTGGCTGGAAAAAGATCTTGCAACCGATCTTCCAAACGTATCCGGTTCGCCGGTCCATTTATCCAAAACCATAATGAACCTTGTATCCAATGCCGCTGAAGCCATGCCCAATGGGGGTACGATTTG
This window of the uncultured Desulfosarcina sp. genome carries:
- a CDS encoding ABC transporter substrate-binding protein, with the protein product MKKKIQLHTMSVLMLFLMSVFCVSISLAAGPRMGGTLRFGTENDFAGFEVLQSSSRLAINGSIAANTIMEPLFRMDNEEHLIPVLGLNAEQSEDGKTWTVNLRKNVKFHDGTAFNADAVVHHWNRLLNPENKFRGRAAMGPIVNVTKLDEYTIQYNLKHPWLPFKRVISSTRGLVQLIPSSKSVESGNQNRAPVGTGPFKLKEWKSGDAFTVVKNPDYWRKDVPFVDEIVFKPMTDSQTRYASLQSGQVDVIWMDRGNLINKAKTDNSLKVYASEDNGAEIFILNTSVPPLDDVNVRRAIAHAHNQERQVEMVYKGSIPVVHHPFGSQCACSSDGYRAYNPDKARKLLAEYGQPVEFEVLHSSSKRGRDTGEITQRLFKDVGVTANPAGFDFGPVIKKVLSGQYQVSTWRISSRPDQGPALFLSLHSKSRANFSRYNNPEMDRLLVAQRMETDPDRRNEILCKIARLINDDVPLLYRGGMRSHVIASKKLEGLSSIKNGIVRLESVWLNR
- a CDS encoding SAM-dependent methyltransferase, producing the protein MKGDQSSITAENNALLRAHEAMRPESERICHDPYAVYFMPDRILSSADRTDQIEIAISDWETHFPGVCNSILARTRFIDDCLEEAINDGLQQLVILGAGYDTRAFRFRAIKEKTTVFELDHPTTQKRKLAIIQNHLDWNASSIRHIPIDFAKEELSEKLFSCGYDDRLKTLFIWEGITYYISASAVDRTLDFINHHTPSKSGIVFDYFPPTVADGTTRLPEAKALREGLKRIGEELLFGIKPDEIFAFMKKRGFQVVRNLSSRDYQQAYCKRRNVSDMFLFVQATVSR
- a CDS encoding TetR family transcriptional regulator, with amino-acid sequence MPPKQRFSPEDVIEAAFQVVRKQGWEGFSARTIANELNSSTRPIYDYFNSMENIEAEVVKKILAHFVDFLSQERTGDKWLDQALGYVLFASQEKHLFRCINDEKHTPFQRQFARQHWVKLGEELASDDRFKELPLESKHKIRAARWIMIHGLSYLISNGWFKTPITEDSILAEEMGYTLAEFLRKVNRGLYEEFKE
- a CDS encoding metal-dependent hydrolase, giving the protein MKVSRRQFFKGIGGLVVASSLSPAKPADAVPKDASGSPGQGEVEITWLGHGGFLFKSVSGKTILLDPWLHTNPKVPGKYKKPGCFGKVDFILWTHGHVDHFMLTDAKKLVAEYRPKIVAPWELSFFIKSQIPEARCQTFVLGNKGATSDFDGVKITMTEAYHSAGAQLTGFEGVNKFVGEASGYIIEFENGFKIYHSGDTALMGDMKTIIGDFHKPDMAILPIGGVFTMGPKEAAFACKLIGSRYVVPEHFGTFPVLEQSADSFVKELEKVAPGTQPMVIQCGETLRM
- a CDS encoding response regulator, translated to MQFHPLISRSGLFFKITLLVSLILILAIVSITAISISKETHTITSKLIEKNMTISRQMAVGVKNAFWSLNWHFVEKQMQGIAELSDITFLKLIKPDGEIYLSAGSRLCGEEQVTQWLDVDEKQGLKQIVCPINGSVVQMIVTPVEVGQDSWVLLTGLSLKEVDDARRDIIVQNILLGLVILLTGVLVSFFFARGMLRPVRDFVLGTREIGSGNLDYRIKIKSRDEIGNLADAFNKMAQDLKRTTASRDQLAAEINERRQAERALRESEEKFSKVFHYAPMMIFISCIEDGTFLDVNNKFCEVFGISREEAIGNSSVGLNWVTPEDRDRIKKELETHQKIRRVELKLKAKNGKEVYCLYYGELVTIDNQVRLLSIGLDITEQKRLEAYLQRAQKMEAIGELVGGVAHDLNNILSGLVSYPELMLLDLPEDSPLRKPVLTIQKSGQKAAAIVQDLLTMARRGVAVTEIVNLNDIILEYLNSPEYHKLKKFHPAVWLEKDLATDLPNVSGSPVHLSKTIMNLVSNAAEAMPNGGTICMSTANCLLDKPVRGYSHVEKGEYVVFSISDTGEGILPEDKERIFEPFYTKKKMGRSGTGLGMTVVLGTVTDHKGYIDVWSQKGKGTVFTLYFPVTREIATEQRTLTSIETYMGKKETILVVDDVLEQREIASGILKKLNYTVTSVSSGEKAIEYLKESRVDLLILDMIMDPGIDGLETYRKILELNPGQKAIIASGYSETDRAKEVQEIGAGQYIKKPYSIEEIGIAVKEVFKAIP